The proteins below are encoded in one region of Garra rufa chromosome 12, GarRuf1.0, whole genome shotgun sequence:
- the LOC141346859 gene encoding potassium voltage-gated channel subfamily A member 10, whose product MEVPLVNFENLDDIGINLGDPSDSGYPTSPTSDAPEPNQGSRGKNSPTHSPQRGRQPRHMPASPPTLSKKGTSSCNSLISNWKVLMSSEGSPNEALLGKVAKDCCEDFFAEKEKFEEGEQKVVINVSGMMYETTLKTLNQFPDTLLGDPMRRIDYFDPMRNEYFFDRNRPSFDGILYFYQSGGKIRRPANVPLDVFADEIVFYRLGHEVMEQFREDEGFIKDPEPQLPTSEIHRQFWLLFEYPESSSAARSVALVSVFVITISICIFCLETLPEFRDEREFMPAFVNLTRDANGTLLSPTPHPKAMLSVFTDPFFVVETICIIWFCFELAVRFVVCPSKSEFFSNIMNVIDIVSIMPYFITVITELMAAHDEDPTANQNMSLATLRVIRLVRVFRIFKLSRHSKGLQILGQTLKASMRELGLLIFFLFIGVILFSSAIYFAEVDEPDTQFVSIPEGFWWAVVTMTTVGYGDMCPITLGGKMVGILCAIAGVLTIALPVPVIVSNFNYFYHRETEQAEKQVIEAASEAAANQKSSSEEKYESNYSLDKSNGNWQTGKNGIP is encoded by the coding sequence ATGGAGGTTCCTCTAGTCAACTTTGAGAACCTGGATGACATCGGAATCAACCTGGGAGACCCGAGTGACTCGGGATATCCGACCTCACCCACCTCGGATGCCCCGGAACCAAACCAGGGGAGCCGTGGCAAAAACTCACCCACACACTCACCTCAGAGAGGAAGACAGCCGCGGCACATGCCAGCCTCTCCACCGACACTCAGCAAGAAGGGAACATCAAGCTGCAACAGCCTGATCTCCAACTGGAAGGTGCTAATGAGCAGCGAGGGCAGTCCCAACGAGGCTCTGCTGGGGAAAGTAGCCAAGGATTGTTGCGAGGACTTTTTTGCGGAAAAGGAGAAATTCGAGGAGGGCGAACAGAAGGTGGTTATCAATGTCTCAGGGATGATGTATGAGACAACGCTTAAAACTTTGAATCAGTTCCCAGATACTTTGCTGGGAGACCCCATGAGAAGGATTGACTACTTTGACCCCATGAGGAATGAGTACTTCTTTGATCGCAACCGCCCCAGCTTTGACGGAATCTTGTATTTCTATCAATCCGGAGGTAAGATTCGGAGGCCAGCGAACGTGCCATTGGATGTGTTTGCGGATGAGATCGTGTTCTATCGACTTGGACATGAGGTTATGGAACAGTTCAGGGAAGATGAAGGTTTCATCAAAGACCCTGAGCCTCAACTCCCAACCAGTGAGATTCACCGGCAATTTTGGCTGCTCTTTGAGTACCCAGAGAGCTCCAGCGCTGCCAGGTCAGTGGCCTTAGTGTCCGTTTTTGTCATCACTATATCTATTTGTATCTTCTGCCTGGAAACGCTCCCGGAGTTCCGCGACGAGCGTGAATTTATGCCAGCATTCGTCAACTTAACCCGTGACGCCAATGGCACACTTCTGTCCCCTACTCCTCATCCTAAGGCCATGCTCTCTGTCTTTACTGACCCTTTCTTTGTGGTGGAGACAATCTGTATCATTTGGTTCTGTTTTGAGCTTGCAGTACGTTTCGTGGTGTGCCCCAGCAAGAGCGAGTTTTTCAGCAATATCATGAACGTCATTGACATTGTGTCCATTATGCCCTACTTCATCACCGTCATTACGGAACTGATGGCCGCCCACGATGAAGACCCCACCGCCAACCAGAACATGTCTCTGGCCACGCTACGTGTCATCCGCTTAGTGCGTGTCTTCAGGATCTTCAAGCTGTCCCGCCATTCCAAGGGCCTCCAGATTCTAGGCCAAACCCTGAAGGCCAGCATGAGGGAGCTTGGCTTGCTTATCTTCTTCCTATTCATTGGCGTCATCCTCTTCTCCAGTGCCATTTACTTTGCTGAGGTTGACGAACCTGATACTCAGTTCGTGAGCATCCCGGAAGGATTCTGGTGGGCTGTGGTCACAATGACGACGGTCGGCTATGGCGACATGTGCCCTATCACGTTGGGAGGAAAGATGGTTGGGATCCTCTGTGCCATCGCTGGCGTGCTGACCATTGCGCTTCCCGTTCCGGTCATCGTCTCTAACTTCAACTACTTCTACCATCGTGAAACGGAGCAGGCAGAGAAACAGGTGATTGAAGCTGCTTCTGAGGCTGCTGCAAATCAGAAAAGCAGTTCTGAAGAGAAGTATGAAAGCAATTACTCGCTGGACAAGAGCAATGGGAATTGGCAGACAGGGAAAAATGGCATTCCATGA